GGAGCCGTCAACAGTTTCTCTAAaaaaagatccacagcaatccGTCTCCGAGCGTTAATTCCCACTCACAGTGGGTATTTTGCGGCCCCAGTTCTCTCTGCACATTAAGCGGGCACTAAGAGAACAGCGTCGCCGCAGGTCAGTAGATCTCATTATGCTGCTTCTGTGATGCAGACTGACAGGACGATCACGATGCATCCAGCCGCTGCCAAACTGACTCACGGCCGCAGTGTTTGTGTGACCCAGCTGCATAATCCGTGACCCACTTACTGCATCTGGATGCGACTCTGTCTGGTACACTGATCCCCTTTTGAACTGTTACTGTACTGTAGACATACTGTTAAATTAGCTGAGTACACAGGAAAGTACCTTTAACTGTCAGAGAGATCACGCTGGTGGGTTTGAATTTGCTGTTGTCAAATGTTGTGAGAGCTGTTTTTGTTAACGTtggggttttttcccccttttgggGCACAGAAAGCCTATCTTTGAAAGTATGGCATAAACTTTTGCCATGTTTACTTTATGTgcataacatatttttttttaagtttattatcACAACACTTCACTGAAAGCTGCCACATCATTTGTATGTAGATACTGTTGTGTCCTGCATTCACACCAAGGACAGAACAGGAAAACATATTATCAATGCAGGACATGCTGGCACCTTTACATATTATCCTGCACACTTTTGCAAGtcgaaaaatacattttcccgTCAAGGGCAATAGCTGGAATATCGCTTGCATGGGTAAGAAAGCAGCAGGAGTGGGCTTATAATTTACAGAGATAAAAGAATAAACTTGTTTTGAGACCAGAATGAAAGCAAATTTAAACAATGTTTCAAAATAATTACCCAAATTAGTGAACAACCTGAAAAAGTAGATTTTAcaagtttttttaaatacatttttgacaAGACTTAACTTTTAGAATCTACCTCGTTTAAGTGCATAATTACCCTCATTGTAAATAGGttgttattaaataaaaaactaaaaacataaaaagaacatttacatttttttaaaattggcaTAAAAGTTCAAATtcaaaaagtagaaaaatgcCAGAAGAGcgattttgtattttaaaataacattttgaaaCCACTTTTGCAACATCTGGGTTTATATGTTTGTATATAATTTACACAACAAATGTAGGTTTTAGTATTTTGTGCGTGGATTACTTTCAAATTAGTGGGTGGGCCACAAATCTTTGGAGATGTTACACCAATCAAAGTGTTAGGGTACTACATTCTGTACTACACCTGGATTTATTGGTTGATCCTGATGAACTTTTACAGAATTATAAAGGAATACTGCTGTACTATATCAATGAAAAACATCAACATTTTTTCTTAGGACTCTTTAAACAGTCAAATGCAACGCATAGCCACACAGATCGGCTAACCGGTGCTAATTTAATTGGTGCTAGAGTAACAGACTAACAAGATAAAATAATCACTCACCAGAACTGAAGCACACATTTGTTCAGCGACCTGTAGCACACAGCAGGACACTGTGGCTGTCAGATAGCTCCATTACAGATGTTCCAAAGGGCACCAACAGTTCAAACATGGTGAATAAGTCCGGATCAGTGACTGGAATTACCAGAGGTGAAGCCTGGGAGACTCTGATTGGTTTCAATCAAATTGGCCACGCCCCTTTAACTCAATTTCTGTCACATTAAAATTAACCAGCTACTGTTTTCATTAAATTCGTCGTTTTATCAGTAAAATCTCAGAAAACTGCAATAAGTTCCCATTCAGTTTGCTAGCGTGCAAAGTTCGCCTATTTTAAAAGCCCGTCGgggaaaaagcagcaaaatgctACTTTTGAGAATCTGGAACAAGGTGACATGTGTAGTATTTTAAGCTCTGCTCGCAGTAGAGGTCGTTTTTAGTGCAGACTCAGAAAACTGCAGCTAAAGGAATGGACTGCAGTCAAATCTGCGccgttatttatttatatttatgtatcCCCCAACTTTTTCTCTAACGCAGCTCGTGTTCCAGATTAGAAGTAAGATGGGAAAATAAATGCAGGGAATTTTGGTTTAAACTGATGACATCACCACTGGTTTCAGGTAAATGTTTTGTGCTAATTCATTTACCAGTTGTTACCATGCTAGCACCTGCTACATTTCTAACCAGTATACATGTACTCAACAGCACTgagagctttgggggtgtttttctgACTTTCCGTAGCAAATGACTTTATGCAATTATGAAATGTCAGTTAAAATATtacagtaatgtgcaaaagtcttgagccaccatcTTTAAACAAATTTTGCTTTCAAGGAGCCAGGCTTCATGTTATGGTTCTCCGGGCTTTCCGAAGATTTCAAAGATTTCTTTAGACATTGGCTGCCTTGTTGCTCATTTTCAGTcaagtccttgtacctgactattttcagaggaatgtttttcttAGTTGTTAAAACACTTAATGCTGACCTATTAATCAGTCAGGCATAATAAAGGAGGCTTACtgaagggatgaaccagtgttgtgtctacacataacagacaacttagaaAAGAACCCGTTTTAAAAAGcttgttacaaaaacacatcgTTTGTTCCAACTTCTTTtgctgaatctatgaaaaatgccaaggtTAACACAGTTTCACAGACGTAAAATTCCACTTTTGccccaacaaggtgattcccaaagagctgttggctgaaaacctggcaaatgtcagcagtgtgtacagtgtgtccttaaaaaactTGAGGAAAGTGAACAAgtggagaacaaaagaagtAGCAGCAGCTGTACAAAActgtctacagcagatgaacagtatctaaaGGTCATCTCCTTAAGGGTAAAATCCTAATCCTCTTGTATGTTGCATATAGGTCCTGTATCAAGAGCAAATACTTGatacaggacctgagagatgcatcttgCCCTttagttgatccatctactgtttaaTGAAGCTTCATCAGATCTCAGTGGAAGAGTGGCTGTCAATAAGCCATTCTTatggaagggaaacagggagaaaaggctgaagtacACCCAAGTGTACAAGAACTGCACTGGAAATCCCCGACAACTAGTCAGTTTTGCTTGGAAGAGGTCAGGAAAGAGGTACAACATGACGTGTCTACAGTCCTCcataaaacatggtggaggttcTGCCTTGGTTTGGAGCTACATTTCAGCCAGTATTGTTGGAGAGCTTGCCTTGTATTTTGTATAATAAGATTGGCAAAAGCTTCATTTTTAAGCATAACAATGATCATAAACACACTGCcaaagtaaaagcatacctggataggaGAGCCTGGACTtcaacagaacaaaagacagccaacatccaaagaagagctttgaatgtccttcaagaagcctagagaactattcctgaagatgaCTTAAAGAAATGATAACAAAGCTTttctaagagagttcagactgtgttgaagaataattaccaaatattcactttcaagcttgttagaatcgtacactgtttgttttgtcttacatactgtatttccatttatCTTTGCATGTTTCTATGAATTGCTACACCTAGTTCCCATTTTTCTAGcaacatataaataaattaaaggtGTCTCAAGACTTTTGAACTGCACTTTGCCCTAAAATTGGACTGCATTACAGAAGAGGAGCTATAAAGCACGTCCTTCTTttggatgctcatattaaataTGGCCAAAGTTGCACATAATGAGATCAGCGAATGTGTAAGCAATCCCTGCGAGCCCAAAGCTCAGACTTCAGGCTCCTCTAGACTCGATTTAGTCCGACAAGTCATTACCACCCTCTCACACAGAGAGCAGATATCCTCAATATATTCATCTCAGGCACACAACCCTGTCTCTGAGCACAGCAGCACCATCCAGCTGCCTCTGTTTGCACGGGGCAGTCCATCAGAAGAAACTTGACATGAAGGAAGGGTGGCCCTTAAagtgagagcagctgaaagcagagCAGTGCCTGAACTCTGAGTCATGCAAAGCTAATCCAGCAGAAGAACCAAAAATCTGGAGCTAAAAATGAGCAGCATACTGCTAGTAGATACAGACATTTAAACACAGTTCTCTGTCTTAATATTTCAAGAGGCTGGCCCAGTTGCTGTTCTTGTTCATGAATGATTTTTGAAGAAGAAATAGTGAGCATCCACTAGTAACCACTTCTTAAagagtgttaaaaacaaaacctcaGGAGGAAATAATGAGGGATATTTTTGCTTTGATTTCATTGAAGTCATCTGAGGCTTATGTTCTCTCTACTGGCGGTCATGCAGTGCAGTGTTTCCTTCTGGCTCGAGGCCTCTCCCTTCAGCATTTTGCTCTTCCTGCTGTCTTTGCACTCTGctgcctgacaacagcaggCGCTCTCCATCCCAGCAGCTTACACGCCATCACAGCACTGAGGACTATACCAACACTTCCCCCACCCTCCCCCCCAACTAccctccttttccttttttttttccactaatgCAAAAACACAGTCTCTCCTTAAAGGCTTAGCTCTCCTTTCACTCACTTTTGACGCCCCCTTTATTCTGCACAGCCGCCGATGCTGTTTATCCCTCCAAAGCAACACTGAAAACAGGTCACATGCATTGTGTCTTTATTATAAATGTGCTGCAGAAGTATAATATTCCAAGTGTCAGCTTATCTTTGCAATTTGAAACTTCCATCATCAtacattacaaaaaaataaataaacaaacaaaaagaaaacagaacatgCCAATAACCACAAAGATCATAGAAGCCTGGTGGGAATACAGTGACTGTCTGGAGGGTATCCAACAGCTTCAGCGCCTACATCAGATCTTAACTACTTAAAGGTAACTCATATCCACTGGAGGATTAGCACAATATCTGCAGAGTACATCAACTGTAGATTACAATCAGTAAATTTACATTATTAACAAAGGGGGGGAGgggatgtgtatatatatgccgCAGTTATCTCTACAGAAAACTGTCTGCAGGGCCAGAACTCGTGATGAGACCCTTGAAGTCGCGGCATTGGAAAATCTGGGACAcgacaaaataaagtttttaatcACTTCATCGATTAAATCACAGTGAAAACCACAGGTAGATAAAGATTAGAGGTTAGCGAAGGATACACAGGAGATATTAGAACAATGATAACAAACCCGGCTTTTAAAATGATGTTCTTCACACTAAAATGCTACCACACTGCTACTTCAGAGCCCTCGCCCATGTCTGATCTAGTGTTTCACAAACAACTACAACGAAAAGGTGCTGACTCATCCAGGTGGGAATCAACgactgagggtttttttttttatttttcttctttttttaaggaTAATATAAGAACAATCTGTCTGCTTTCAAAGCTCGGGCTACCTGAGGCTACAGCCGCATCTTTGACTAAACAATCACAAGCTATTTAATTTGTTAACCAAATAGTGATGCCCGCACTGCCTTACAGCTGCCGCTCCGCTGCGGCACAGCACTTCCAGAGTTTCAAAATCAGTCCCTTACAAAGATTATCAAAAGACAGATGGTGCGGCATCACTGACTTCCCTGTAAAGTCGGTGTGTTTTGTTTAAGCTTTAATCGCTACAGCGtgactttgttttttcctcctttctccAGCTCACAGTGGTTGCAGGTGTCGAGCAGATACACAGTATAGTTGCACAGAGCGAAAGCACATCTCATTGCTTCCCTCCACAGCAACTCTGGTGAGAAGTGAGGTCTTTGCAAAgcaagaaacttttttttttatccccctgctctaaattcttttatttggcacatattTCCTCCTCGCTGTGTCGACTGTGCCTCCGTAATCCCCTTTTCCGTTTTAGCACCCATGGCTTGGTAAGCCCCCCTTTCATCCTCCTTTAGCCGGCCCGTACGCTCAAACACAAGATATCATGGAGTCATTTTGAGCCACGGAGGAAGAGACAGTCTGAAACAAGGGGACATAACTGGGATTCAAAGGGTTTCCTCTCTGCTGCGCGTATGAGTTCATGTGCGCAACACAAAATCCCGGAGCCTCTCCGTGCATTTGAGGGGGATTTAACCAGAGAGGTCATTTTTTCTTGGGAAGTTGAGAGGCGATCCCTCCGCTGCTCTCTAGTCCACCAGTTTGGAGGCTTGTGATGAGATCTCTTCAAGAGTTTGAGTGTCTCTGTGTTGGAAATCATTCCAAACGTGTTGGCCGGAATATGAAGGAACTGATTAAAGTCTGTCTGTTCCCTTCTCTCCAATCTAACATCCCATGGACACCTCCCCTCACACCCTCCCCAGATTTAGAGTAGCAGCATTTGCATATTTTATTCTCTTCCattagcaaaaaagaaaaaaggaaaagaaaacaggggGGCAGGAGGGGGATTTATATTGATTACAGAAATATAAGTAAGCGCTGTATATCGCAGGGAGGTGGGGGGCAAGGGGGTGTGGGGCACATTTGTCACACATCCAGGAAATGACTAGGCAGGTAAAGATGGTGGTGCAGGTGCGGGGCCAGACGGTCTGTTGCCTTATCCGGTTTCATCCTGGGATGAAACTCAGGGTTTCACAtttactaaaaaaagaaaaggaagcgTATTAGTCAGAGCTTTATATTCTGCAACTTCATATGGATGTATAAACTTTCACAGACCACTGAGGACAGTTACataatgagagaagaagaaaaaacaaggaTTGCCAAATCCCAGCGCTCTTCAACTTAAGTTGAAGTTGAGTCTACAGTTGTTCTTCCAGTCATTGAGCTAATTAGCACATCTCTTGGCTTAATGAGACCCAACAGGCTGCAACTGGGCGCGCTCAGAAATAAAGCAGAAATAAGTGTAATCTGAAGTGAAAAGGCATGATTGAGAATGACTAAACTGCACGTGTCTAAATGTAGAAgaacagcaaaacaaaagatAAGACAGAGGCTAGTCCCTTTCTTTGCAAGTCACTGAAATAATCACTGATCTGTTATCAGAATCCTTTTTATTTGCAAACGTACAATAAAAAGCACATTTGTCCAGCTCTCGAGCAGGTCAGCGGCTCACGAGCTGGGCATACAGTGGTCATACATGTGGTACAGAATCAACAAGGCTTCACATTTTGTACAAGCAGAGAGGGCAAGGCGTGAAAACAAGACAGTGGACTACACACGTCACTCTACAGATACACACACGGCAAAACCGAGGCATGCGGTCAGTTACAGCTGTAGGCCACCCGTGCAAACATGGAGGAACACGTCAGAAAATGTAGATCTGCGTCTGCTTCGGGAGGGCTTAATATGTTCTGATCTCTGTGCAGCGGCGACATGGTTTCTAAAGGCTAAAGTGCTGCAGTGTATAAAGCCACGTGCAGGCATTGGGGCTAGCGCTCTACTGTGCAAACACAGATAGTAATAATATCAGTGATTAAGGTCAGACTGTGCCAACAGAGCTGAATATATTATGCTACTATGATGGGATACATGGTGACAACAGCAGGTTGTGGAAGCTGCGACACATCCTTCAGTAATTCACGAGACGAGAGGAGAGTTCGCAGGAAAGAAGCGGCTCAGCAACACAGGAGGTTAAAAAGGAGAGGTTAGGGGGGGTTTAAAGGTCAGATTTGGGACACTCACTGGCCAGGTTGACAATGCAGGCGATGATAATGACCGTCCCTCCTACTAGTGAGACCACGGAGAGCATCTTGGCCACGCGTCCCAGACGCACGGCGCCGTCCAGATTTCCCTGCTCCAGACTGTTCTTGGACTGAGGGAGAAGATCAAAGCGTCTGTTAGCATCAGCGTGATTAAAAAAGATAAActccaaaaaccaaacacacacacacaaatcctgCTCTCACCATGATGGAGTAGACAAATCCAACAATGTTGATGGGCCAGACTGGGCAGAAGCAGGCCagcacagagaggaggaggtagTCTTTGACCTTGGAGCGGTCCAACGGTGGGTTGGTGGCGATGCTGGAGTGGCGAGAAAGCGACGGCCTGGGCGAGAAGGCGGTGTAGCCGATGGAGCTCGCCCTGCTCCCCTTCCTGGTCTTGCCGTGATGAGGGTAAGAGATGGAGTGCTGTCTTCTGGGAGGAGAGGAGACAACTGAAGAGGTGCTGTTCTCCTCGGACACTGAGTGGATCCCGTTACCTGCGTGTGAAGGATGAAGAGGACGAAGAGGTAAAACATGATTGCTTGCACGCCTCCCGTGCTCTCCCGGGAGTTCATCCACGCGCAGGAATTTGACTTTCCCCCAGCGAGCTGACTAAGCAGCTGCCCGACCCTGCCTCGCTATGAGGTCAAACTCAAGTCACTCACCGTTCTTCAGCTTCTCGTTGATGACTATGACGAGCTCTCCTTTGGATTTGCTGCGGGCGGGCCTGGTGCCAGccgggctgctgctgctgctgctgctgtggatgAGCTCTTCGCCTCTGACTGGCGGGCACAACTCAGAGACGGGGGCCTGGCTCGACAGGGAGCCGTCCTGGTCCAGAAGCGATGGTTGTTCTTCCACAGGCCAAAGGCCGGGGGCGGGCATCATGTTCACAGCCATGCTGACAGAAAGAGAAGCCCGTGTTCGTGGTCCGGTCCTGCACGTGTGCCGTCTGTAGTTACACCTGGGGGCAAGAAAGTGGTTTTAAACACATTCATAAACAAAAGCTGTTCCTTCCCATCTGCTTCGGGACTGTGCAAAAATCACTGCAGTGGAGAAGAGGGCAGACAGATGGGGCAAgagtattttcttctatttaaacGATTTATTTTATCAAATATTTATGCCAATTTTTGCCATTTGAGGACAGCAAAATAATAGCAAGTCTATAGATGTTGAGTTCTTGGTCACAGTCTCAACTCAACAGAAAGCAGCTATAGGAAAGTAGGGCATAGTATTAAATGAGCCAAGAATGACCTGATAGTGATTAAACGGTGCCTTTATGGttgggttttttcccccctacaatttatttagcaaaactACATGTTTAAATCAGTTTACAGATGCTAGAGAGCAGCGCTGCCTCCCTGAAATCAAATATTTATACGGCTGGCAGGGGACTTCTAACTAGCAGTTTTCATACAGCCCATAAACACATCCCGTTTCAGCAGATTTTAGAGTGGATGTGGGCTCAATATCACCCATAAGCCTCTTTATAATCCCCTTTTGAACGTCAGATGACATCTCACGTTTGATCACTGCTCACAGCTGCTGAAGGATGGATGAGCAAAACACGGTGAACTGTAAATAAGGCCTCCAAGACTCGCTTTCTCAGGTAACAAAAAGCAAGTCAACAAAAAGGAGGAGCGGAAAAAAACAGGTATGGCAGATGGAGACAGCTTTCCTGCCTCGGTCTCCGTGCAGGTGTGTACATAGCTTTATTTCACCGTGTGTACACAACCGCTCACCGACATATGGTGGCCGGTTTTGCCGGGCGCAGAACAAAAGCTAGAGGACACAGCGGTAAAAAGGTTGAGGACAAAGGGGGGGAGAAAACTCGGATAGAGGCCaacagggagggagggaggctgCTCGTTAATTAGCCTGCCGCTGATGGGTTGGATTCAGTGGATGTGCGCTGCTAAACCGCACCGATAAGCAGGAAAAACACATGCACTGGATTCACAGGAAATGACTGGAATACACAAACAGCCATTTGTGTATCTCActcatccatcaatccatccaagGGAAAACTAAAATCAAACTGACCTTTGTTTCCTTCCCTTTTTTTAATCCAGCGCTTGCCTCGTCGTCATCACATCGCTGGATTGTGCATCGTGGTAACCTCACTCCCAGGtgggaaaaacacaacaaaaacagtcaGACGTGACCAAACATCTCCTCCAGAGCGCAGAGGGTTTCTAGACGTGCTCCGTTTAAAAGCCCGATCATATGATTTATGTCCAGTGAAAGCTgaggcagggaaaaaacagaaagcgGTGGGGCTGGTGTAGCCTTGCGCCAGCGCAGTGAGCTGGGATGGATGGAGTCTCCTGGATATCAGGGTGGTTCAGAGGAGGGGtgggcgtgtgtgtgcgtgtaatGAAAAGTGAAATCAACCAGAGTACGTGCTGTGCGAGGAAGAGAAaaggtgtgtgtgagagatgtgATGTAGGGGGCGGTGGTTTATAGCATCCACCTACCGCCGGTGTTAAACTGTGACCTGCTGTCTGTGCGATGCTAATTAGCCTAATTATGTGTTCACACAGAGAAACCGTCGATAAGGCGGTGGAGCGTCACATCACACAGTTCAGGGTAGGAGACACTGGAGCTCAGGCGAAGGTGACCATAAGTTATTTACCGACGTCAAATAAATACACAAGCATCCAATAACGTGATATGGGAGGTTTATTAAAAAGGACACGCCACCAGCTGGGCACAGCAGACACTACATAAACACAATGACaccaagcattaaaaaaaaaaaaaaaaagaggaagaaaaaaaaaaaaggaaaaaaaaaaggtggcttcagataaaaaataaagtatgtACAcgatttatatttaaaaaccaGAAAATCATTTCCCCATGGCACTCACGATGTTCGCCTGCAAATAGAAGAAAAGAACGATGAATACAAAACAAGAGAAGCAGAATATCAATCATATGCTCAGTTATGGAAGGATTATAATTATTTTGGTTAATATTAGGAGCAGAAAACTTG
The Oreochromis aureus strain Israel breed Guangdong linkage group 8, ZZ_aureus, whole genome shotgun sequence DNA segment above includes these coding regions:
- the LOC116327644 gene encoding trafficking regulator of GLUT4 1-like isoform X2 — protein: MAVNMMPAPGLWPVEEQPSLLDQDGSLSSQAPVSELCPPVRGEELIHSSSSSSSPAGTRPARSKSKGELVIVINEKLKNGNGIHSVSEENSTSSVVSSPPRRQHSISYPHHGKTRKGSRASSIGYTAFSPRPSLSRHSSIATNPPLDRSKVKDYLLLSVLACFCPVWPINIVGFVYSIMSKNSLEQGNLDGAVRLGRVAKMLSVVSLVGGTVIIIACIVNLAINVKP
- the LOC116327644 gene encoding trafficking regulator of GLUT4 1-like isoform X1 yields the protein MAVNMMPAPGLWPVEEQPSLLDQDGSLSSQAPVSELCPPVRGEELIHSSSSSSSPAGTRPARSKSKGELVIVINEKLKNGNGIHSVSEENSTSSVVSSPPRRQHSISYPHHGKTRKGSRASSIGYTAFSPRPSLSRHSSIATNPPLDRSKVKDYLLLSVLACFCPVWPINIVGFVYSIMSKNSLEQGNLDGAVRLGRVAKMLSVVSLVGGTVIIIACIVNLASECPKSDL